The following coding sequences lie in one Nitrospirota bacterium genomic window:
- a CDS encoding GHKL domain-containing protein: MLTPLGVAAAIPYIAIILLSFKFPERRHIVIAGVIVSILTILGFFLSPQGGIKLSIVIANRLLALFSIWSAVIFVTRHRDSIKVINDSRESLRKEKETVQLYADELKISNAELEQFAYVASHDLQEPLRMVASFTQLLAKRYKDKLDADAHEFISFAVDGANRMQRLINDLLNYSRIQTRGNPFGETDFEEILGQTRINLQVAIEKSCALISNDSLPVLAADSNQMLRLFQNLIDNAIKFSGDKPPRIHISAEKRDNEYLFSVKDNGIGIDPQFKERIFVIFQRLHNKEEYPGTGIGLAICKRIVERHKGRIWIESEHGNGSVFYFTLPIKREESEDGRSHTLAAG, translated from the coding sequence ATGCTTACTCCGCTTGGGGTAGCGGCGGCGATTCCTTACATTGCTATCATATTGCTTTCATTCAAATTCCCTGAACGAAGACACATAGTAATAGCAGGCGTAATTGTTTCAATATTAACTATCCTCGGTTTCTTTCTTTCGCCGCAGGGGGGCATAAAACTTTCAATAGTTATTGCAAACAGGCTCCTTGCCCTTTTCAGTATATGGTCAGCCGTTATTTTTGTGACCAGACATCGGGATTCTATTAAAGTAATAAATGATTCAAGAGAATCTTTGAGAAAAGAAAAGGAAACTGTCCAGTTATATGCCGACGAGTTAAAAATCTCCAATGCAGAGCTTGAGCAATTTGCTTATGTAGCTTCCCATGACCTGCAGGAGCCTCTTCGTATGGTCGCCAGCTTTACCCAGCTTCTGGCCAAACGCTATAAAGATAAACTTGATGCTGATGCCCATGAGTTTATCTCGTTTGCAGTAGACGGGGCAAACCGTATGCAGAGATTAATCAATGACCTGCTGAACTATTCAAGGATACAGACACGCGGTAACCCTTTTGGAGAAACGGATTTTGAGGAAATTCTGGGACAGACACGAATCAACCTTCAGGTAGCAATAGAAAAAAGCTGTGCATTAATTTCAAACGACTCCCTGCCTGTATTGGCGGCTGATTCAAATCAAATGCTCCGGCTGTTTCAAAACCTGATTGACAATGCGATTAAATTCTCCGGGGACAAACCTCCAAGGATTCACATCTCAGCAGAAAAAAGAGATAATGAGTATCTATTTTCAGTTAAAGATAATGGAATCGGCATAGACCCGCAATTCAAGGAACGGATTTTTGTGATATTCCAGAGGCTTCACAACAAGGAAGAATACCCCGGTACAGGGATAGGTCTGGCTATATGCAAAAGGATTGTTGAACGTCATAAAGGACGTATATGGATTGAGTCTGAGCATGGAAACGGCTC